GTAAGCAATGGGATGGACTCCTCCTTACCACTCCGGCATCCACGTGCCAAAATAGTGAGTGAACAGGTAGGCATTGTGAATATGAGGAGAATCCCAAATGAATATTATCCGCGTTGGTGTTGATATTGCTAAATCAGTGTTCCACGTGCATGGCGTGGATCGCCATGACCAGCCACAATGGCAAGGTAAGTATTCTCGTACTAAATGGCTTGATGCGCTCAGCCAGAAAGTGCCCGCTGGAGCCGAGATTGGTATGGAAGCCTGTGCATCATCCCATCACTGGGCTAGAGAGCTTCAGAGACGAGGTTATCGCGTCCGGTTAATCGCAGCCCAGTTTGTTAAGCCCTACGTGAAAAGCAATAAAAACGATCGGGTCGACGCAGAGGCGATATGCGAAGCGATGAGTCGTCCGAATATGCGATTTGTGAAGCCGAAAACGGTTGCACAGCAGGATATTCAGGCCGCTCATCGTATCCGCGAAGAGCTTGTCGGGCAACGCACGGCCAAAGCTAATCAGATACGCGGGTTGGTGGGCGAGTATGGCATCGTAGCACCGTTAGGCATTCAGCAACTTCGCCGCGCTTTACCTGAATGGCTTGAAGGCGTCGAGAACGGGCTCACCGATAATTTCCGCACTCTGCTTATCGGATTGGCTGACGACCTCCGGCATCTGGATGACCGCATTACGGCGCTTGACCAGCGGATCGCTGACAGTGTTAAACAAGATCCTGTGGCGCGACGATTAATGACCCTGCGAGGTGTGGGTCCGCTCACAGCCAGCGCCTTATCAGGTGCTTTGGGTGATGGGCAGGCTTACAGCAGGGGGCGAGATTTCGCGGCATCCCTGGGGTTGACGCCTAGACAGCACAGCACCGGAGGGCGAGAA
The genomic region above belongs to Ketobacter sp. MCCC 1A13808 and contains:
- a CDS encoding IS110 family transposase, producing MNIIRVGVDIAKSVFHVHGVDRHDQPQWQGKYSRTKWLDALSQKVPAGAEIGMEACASSHHWARELQRRGYRVRLIAAQFVKPYVKSNKNDRVDAEAICEAMSRPNMRFVKPKTVAQQDIQAAHRIREELVGQRTAKANQIRGLVGEYGIVAPLGIQQLRRALPEWLEGVENGLTDNFRTLLIGLADDLRHLDDRITALDQRIADSVKQDPVARRLMTLRGVGPLTASALSGALGDGQAYSRGRDFAASLGLTPRQHSTGGRERLLGISKRGDSYIRKLLVHGARAVLHHIDGKDDGLSRWMKNLKSRKHANVATVALANKTARIAWALVQNGTTYDEKLAAASA